AAGTATAATATATTAGCGTAAAGAGGAGGTGCTCGCATGAAACTTCATGAATTAAAACCAGCACAAGCTCGTAAAGAGCGTAATCGTGTAGGTCGTGGAATGTCCTCTGGTAACGGAAAAACATCTGGACGCGGACATAAAGGTCAAAAAGCTCGTTCAGGTGGTGGAGTTCGCTTAGGTTTTGAAGGTGGACAAATGCCATTATTCCAACGCTTACCAAAACGAGGATTCACTAATATCCATCGTACAGAATATGCGATTGTTAATTTAGAAACACTAAATAGATTTGAAGAAGGTACAGAAGTAACACCCGAACTATTACTTGAAACTGGTACAGTTAGCAAGTTAAAAGCCGGCATTAAAGTTCTTGGAAATGGCAAAATGGAAAAGAAACTTATTGTAAAAGCTCACAAGTTCTCTACTTCTGCAAAAGAAGCTATTGAGGCAGCGGGCGGTAAAACTGAGGTGATCTAATGTTTCGTGCAATCTCCAATTTTTTTCGTGTGAAAGAGATTCGAAGTAAGATTGTTTTTACACTATTGATGCTTATAGTTTTCCGATTAGGAACATTTATTCCTGTTCCGTTCTCAAATCGTGATGCAATTGAATTTATGAATGACCAACAAAGTGTTTTCGGGTTCTTAAATACATTTGGTGGCGGGGCATTGCAAAACTTTTCTATTTTAGCAATGGGAATTATGCCTTACATTACTGCCTCCATCATTATGCAATTATTGCAAATGGATGTAGTCCCGAAATTCACTGAGTGGAAGAAACAAGGTGAAGTTGGGCGACGTAAGTTAGCTCAATTCACTCGTTATGCAACAATCGTTCTTGCTTTTATCCAAGCAATCGCTATGTCGATTGGATTTAATGCAATGAGTGGGGGAGAATTGATTTCGAACCCTGGTGTAGGTAAATTCTTGGTTATCGCTATCGTGTTGACCAGTGGAACAGCGTTCTTAATGTGGCTTGGAGAACAAATTACTGCAAATGGTGTTGGAAATGGTATTTCCATTATTATATTTGCGGGAATTGTCGCTGCAATACCAAATGGTGTCAACCAACTTTTCGAACAATACTTTGGTGGTAACGTCGGTGACGACCTATTCATTAATATTGTAATTGTTACGTTGATTGCTTTAGTTGTACTTGCGGTAACAGTTGGAGTAATTTATATTCAACAAGCATTACGGAAAATTCCAATCCAATATGCTAAGCGTTTAGTTAATCGTTCACCTGTTGGTGGACACTCTACGCATCTACCGTTAAAAGTAAATGCCGCTGGAGTAATACCAGTTATTTTTGCAGTATCATTTATCATGGCACCACGAACTATCGCAGGTTTCTTTGATGGTAACGTTGCAGGAACAATTGAAACGATTTTTGATTATACGCAGCCTATTGGTATGGTTATATATGTAGCCTTAATCATTGCTTTTACTTATTTCTACTCATTTGTTCAGGTTAATCCAGAACAAATGGCTGAAAATCTTAAAAAGCAAGGTGGATATATCCCAGGAATACGTCCAGGTACAAATACGGAGACGTATTTGACACGTGTTCTATATCGTCTTACATTTGTTGGTTCTATCTTTCTTGCTGCGGTAGCAGTATTACCATTAGTTTTAGGTAGTATCGCTAACTTACCACAGGCTATTCAAATTGGTGGAACAAGCTTACTAATTGTTGTTGGGGTAGCTCTTCAAACAATGAAACAGTTAGAAAGTCAACTGGTAAAACGTCATTACAAGGGATTTATTAAGTAATGAACATTGTGATCGTAAAGAAATGAGAGCGAGGGGAATTACAATGAATTTAATTCTAATGGGTCTTCCTGGTGCTGGTAAAGGTACACAGGCTGATAAGATAGTAGAAAAATATCAGGTCCCTCATATTTCAACCGGAGATATGTTTCGATTAGCAATTAAAGAAGGAACTGACCTCGGAAAAGAAGCAAAATCATTTATGGATCAGGGTGAATTAGTTCCAGATGAAGTTACTATTGGTATAGTTCGTGAACGTTTAAGTAAGCCTGATTGTGACAAAGGATTTCTTTTGGATGGTTTTCCAAGAACAATTGCGCAAGCAGAAGCATTGGATAACCTACTTAGTGAAATGAAACGTTCATTAGACTTTGTATTACATGTTGATGTACCACAGGATAAATTAATCGAACGTTTAACTGGTCGAAGAATTTGTCCAACATGTGGCGCTACCTATCATGTCGACTTTAATCCTCCTCAAAATGAAGGTTTATGTGACAATGATGGTGCAACATTAATTCAACGGGAAGATGATCGTCCAGAAACTGTCTCAAAACGGTTAGAAGTAAATGTACAGCAAACACAACCAATGTTAGACTTCTATCATGACAAAGGATATCTTGTCTCCATTGATGGTTTACAAGAAATTTCAAAAGTATTTGAAGATATTGATCATAAACTTATGGCATTGTCATAAGTTATTTAGCAAAGTACCACGAAAATAGCATATTGCTCTGTCTGACTTGTATCAAATGATGCATTTATCTTGGTAAAAGAGTATAATGATTTTCGTGGTAATGTTTGCGTCAATTCATTCAAGTGGATACTTGCAATAAAACGATAAAACAACTATGAATTAGCAACTAGATATAACCTATCGTTAGTAATATAATAAAAGACTAATTACAAAATTATGTCTTGAACAAGCAAAACCAGGTGCCCACCTTTCCAATATATCGCATGTAATTTTCAGGCACATGTGGAGCAAATGGTTACTGTAATTTACATGAGATAGGATAGAACGTTTATAATTAAACGTTGCCTGATGATTGATTTTACAGTCCACTAAAAAGACCCACAATGGACCCAGATAAGACTCGTGTTGAAGAAACTATAAAATACGGGAATAAGTCAGTTAACATCTTTTGCGGATAATTGGACGGTAGTCACAAAACATGGTAAAATATATCCTCGTTTTGATTATATATTTTGTGTTATAAAAGTTAGTTATTTTACTAACAAATTTAAAACCTAAGTGAAGGTGATCATGTTTGAATGATACGGAGTCGCGTCCTGAGATAGGTCAAGTTGTTCAAATTATGCAAGGGCGAGAAGCAGGCCAATATGCAATTGTCATTAACATTGTGGATGATCGTTTTGTCTTGCTTGCGGATGGAGAAAAAAGAAAATTTGATAGTCCTAAAAAGAAAAATCTTAATCATGTAATACCAATGAGTTTTATTTCTCCAGAAGTCCAAAACAGCCTTCTAGAAACTGGTCGCGTTACAAATGGTAAGCTGCGTTTTGCTATATCAAAATTTGTCAATGAAGTAGTGACTGATTTGAAGAAGGGAGATCAACTCGATGGCGAAAGACGATGCAATTGAAGTAGAAGGTACTGTTACTGACACATTACCGAATGCAATGTTTAAAGTTGAATTAGAGAATGGTCACACCGTTTTAGCTCACGTTTCTGGTAAGATTCGTATGCATTTCATTCGAATTTTACCTGGAGACAAAGTAACGGTTGAACTTTCTCCATATGATTTAACTAGAGGGCGTATTACGTACCGTTATAAATAAATGATAGGCTCCGATACAAGAGGAGGTATGGATGATGAAGGTAAGACCATCTGTAAAACCAATGTGCGAAAAATGTAAAGTTATTCGTCGCAACGGAAAAGTTATGGTAATTTGTGAAAACCCTAAACATAAACAAAAACAAGGTTAACAATAAGGAGGTGCACAGCGCTTATGGCACGTATTGCAGGTATTGATATTCCACGTGAAAAACGTGTAGTAATTTCTTTAACTTATGTATTTGGAATCGGTAAAACTACTGCAAAAGATGTTTTAAAAGAAGCTGGCGTATCAGAAGATACTCGTGTTCGTGATTTAACTGAAGATGAGTTAACTAAAATACGTACAGCAATTGACAATTATACAGTAGAAGGTGACCTTCGTCGTGAAGTTTCATTGAACATTAAACGTTTAATCGAGATTGGTTCATATCGAGGACTTCGTCACCGTCGTGGCTTACCAGTACGCGGACAGAAAACGAAGAATAATTCTCGTACACGTAAAGGTCCACGTAAAACAATGGCTAATAAAAAGAAATAAATAATAAAGGAGGTTTGTAATTCAAATGGTCCGTAAATCTAATACACGTAAAAAACGCGTGAAAAAGAATGTTGAGAGTGGTATAGCTCATATTCGCTCTACATTTAACAATACAATTGTAACAATTACTGATGTTCAAGGTAATTCTCTTGGATGGAGTAGTGCTGGTTCACTTGGTTTTAAAGGGTCACGTAAATCAACACCATTTGCTGCACAGATGGCGGCTGAAGCAGCTGCTAAAACTGCACAAGATAATGGCGTTAAAACGTTAGAAGTAACGGTTAAAGGTCCTGGTGCAGGACGTGAAGCAGCAATCCGTTCACTACAAGCAGCAGGTATAGAAGTTACTGCCATTGTTGATGTAACACCAGTTCCTCATAATGGTTGTCGCCCACCTAAACGTCGTCGCGTTTAAATTTATCCGTATAGAATTTGTCAGCCTGTCTATAATGGGTTATGATGGCTTAAAGTAGAAAGACCAAATTAAGGGTATCAAGTTAATTTTGACCGTTCTAAAGCAGCATCGCATCAGACAGACTTAAAGTATACGAATTGACATAGTGCAGAAACGGGAACTGCCTACCTGGGGAATTTCGGTTAGACAAATGTCTAACCGGGGTTTCGACGTTTGAAGGAGGGTTTTTATTAATGATCGAAATTGAAAAGCCAAGGATTGAAACAGTAGAGATCAGTGATGACGCTACATTTGGAAAATTTGTTGTAGAGCCATTAGAACGTGGATATGGAACTACAC
The nucleotide sequence above comes from Paraliobacillus zengyii. Encoded proteins:
- the rplO gene encoding 50S ribosomal protein L15, which gives rise to MKLHELKPAQARKERNRVGRGMSSGNGKTSGRGHKGQKARSGGGVRLGFEGGQMPLFQRLPKRGFTNIHRTEYAIVNLETLNRFEEGTEVTPELLLETGTVSKLKAGIKVLGNGKMEKKLIVKAHKFSTSAKEAIEAAGGKTEVI
- the secY gene encoding preprotein translocase subunit SecY; this translates as MFRAISNFFRVKEIRSKIVFTLLMLIVFRLGTFIPVPFSNRDAIEFMNDQQSVFGFLNTFGGGALQNFSILAMGIMPYITASIIMQLLQMDVVPKFTEWKKQGEVGRRKLAQFTRYATIVLAFIQAIAMSIGFNAMSGGELISNPGVGKFLVIAIVLTSGTAFLMWLGEQITANGVGNGISIIIFAGIVAAIPNGVNQLFEQYFGGNVGDDLFINIVIVTLIALVVLAVTVGVIYIQQALRKIPIQYAKRLVNRSPVGGHSTHLPLKVNAAGVIPVIFAVSFIMAPRTIAGFFDGNVAGTIETIFDYTQPIGMVIYVALIIAFTYFYSFVQVNPEQMAENLKKQGGYIPGIRPGTNTETYLTRVLYRLTFVGSIFLAAVAVLPLVLGSIANLPQAIQIGGTSLLIVVGVALQTMKQLESQLVKRHYKGFIK
- a CDS encoding adenylate kinase, whose protein sequence is MNLILMGLPGAGKGTQADKIVEKYQVPHISTGDMFRLAIKEGTDLGKEAKSFMDQGELVPDEVTIGIVRERLSKPDCDKGFLLDGFPRTIAQAEALDNLLSEMKRSLDFVLHVDVPQDKLIERLTGRRICPTCGATYHVDFNPPQNEGLCDNDGATLIQREDDRPETVSKRLEVNVQQTQPMLDFYHDKGYLVSIDGLQEISKVFEDIDHKLMALS
- a CDS encoding KOW domain-containing RNA-binding protein yields the protein MNDTESRPEIGQVVQIMQGREAGQYAIVINIVDDRFVLLADGEKRKFDSPKKKNLNHVIPMSFISPEVQNSLLETGRVTNGKLRFAISKFVNEVVTDLKKGDQLDGERRCN
- the infA gene encoding translation initiation factor IF-1, producing MAKDDAIEVEGTVTDTLPNAMFKVELENGHTVLAHVSGKIRMHFIRILPGDKVTVELSPYDLTRGRITYRYK
- the rpmJ gene encoding 50S ribosomal protein L36; translation: MKVRPSVKPMCEKCKVIRRNGKVMVICENPKHKQKQG
- the rpsM gene encoding 30S ribosomal protein S13 — translated: MARIAGIDIPREKRVVISLTYVFGIGKTTAKDVLKEAGVSEDTRVRDLTEDELTKIRTAIDNYTVEGDLRREVSLNIKRLIEIGSYRGLRHRRGLPVRGQKTKNNSRTRKGPRKTMANKKK
- the rpsK gene encoding 30S ribosomal protein S11, translating into MVRKSNTRKKRVKKNVESGIAHIRSTFNNTIVTITDVQGNSLGWSSAGSLGFKGSRKSTPFAAQMAAEAAAKTAQDNGVKTLEVTVKGPGAGREAAIRSLQAAGIEVTAIVDVTPVPHNGCRPPKRRRV